A genome region from Psychrobacter jeotgali includes the following:
- the mgtE gene encoding magnesium transporter, which translates to MPDITPTPDRQPTLQADFNPSEYSAEYKLLYLQELVADKSYNAISEFLAKQSEYEIANLLESFPSQTRLLIWEQVPESLKGEVLAELEDETRQPLLENISPKQISVFTQDLDAQDISEILDTVTDTVRTSVMATLDEEVRVQVNKLDTYEDWEVGSYMDPDIIQVQDDISLAQVQTWLRDNIDLLDDQSQELLVVDESQQLLGLLSLVDLIKHDQNDLVADYIDPAVTVNDRLDIQDAAAIFRSEDIRYAPVINDYGELVGQLNGEDIMEIIQDDVDSTMKSLAGVSQDEELFAPILTSAKSRSIWLGINLGTALLAAAVIGQFEAVLAKVVALAILMPVVASMGGIAGSQTLTVVIRGMAMGQIGGSNRLWLLNKELWVGAINGIIWAIIMAIIAQMWFHDVKISAVIGFAIAINMTAANVSGISIPLILKRMDIDPALSASVILTTVTDIVGFMSFLGLASVMIL; encoded by the coding sequence ATGCCCGATATTACGCCTACTCCTGATCGTCAGCCGACCTTGCAGGCAGACTTTAATCCGTCGGAGTATAGTGCCGAATATAAGCTACTCTACTTGCAAGAGTTGGTAGCCGATAAGTCATATAATGCTATTAGTGAATTTTTAGCCAAGCAGTCAGAGTATGAGATTGCCAACCTTTTAGAATCCTTTCCAAGTCAAACTCGATTACTGATTTGGGAGCAAGTACCTGAATCGCTCAAAGGTGAAGTGCTTGCTGAACTAGAGGACGAAACCCGCCAGCCGTTACTGGAGAATATCTCTCCCAAACAAATCTCTGTCTTCACTCAAGACCTTGATGCACAAGATATCTCGGAGATTCTAGATACCGTTACCGATACCGTCCGTACTTCGGTAATGGCGACGCTGGATGAAGAGGTTCGGGTTCAGGTTAATAAGCTCGATACTTATGAGGACTGGGAAGTCGGCAGCTATATGGATCCGGATATCATTCAGGTGCAAGACGATATCAGTCTGGCACAAGTACAAACTTGGCTACGTGATAATATTGACTTGCTTGATGATCAAAGCCAAGAGTTATTGGTTGTCGATGAAAGTCAGCAATTACTAGGGCTGCTAAGTTTGGTTGATTTAATTAAACATGATCAAAACGATTTAGTCGCTGATTATATAGATCCTGCGGTGACCGTGAATGATCGCCTAGATATTCAAGATGCTGCAGCTATTTTTCGTTCAGAAGACATCCGTTATGCGCCGGTCATCAATGATTATGGTGAGCTGGTTGGCCAGTTAAATGGCGAGGACATTATGGAGATTATCCAAGATGATGTCGATAGCACTATGAAAAGCCTTGCCGGTGTTAGCCAAGATGAAGAGCTGTTTGCGCCTATTTTGACCAGTGCCAAGAGCCGCAGTATTTGGCTGGGGATTAATTTAGGTACTGCACTTTTAGCCGCGGCGGTAATTGGTCAATTCGAAGCAGTTTTAGCTAAAGTAGTAGCCCTAGCGATACTGATGCCAGTGGTTGCTAGTATGGGCGGTATTGCGGGCTCCCAGACTTTGACGGTGGTTATTCGCGGTATGGCTATGGGTCAAATCGGCGGCTCTAACCGGCTATGGCTACTGAATAAAGAGCTATGGGTCGGGGCGATAAACGGTATCATTTGGGCGATAATCATGGCAATAATTGCCCAAATGTGGTTCCATGATGTTAAAATCAGTGCGGTTATCGGTTTCGCCATCGCTATCAATATGACCGCTGCCAATGTTTCAGGTATCAGTATCCCTTTAATACTCAAACGTATGGACATTGATCCGGCGTTATCAGCGTCAGTTATTTTGACCACAGTAACCGATATTGTCGGCTTTATGTCGTTCTTGGGATTGGCAAGCGTGATGATCCTTTAA